In the Malus domestica chromosome 16, GDT2T_hap1 genome, one interval contains:
- the LOC103403451 gene encoding plant UBX domain-containing protein 7-like isoform X3 — protein sequence MEGVMSVSDQQTLVSSFLEIAVGQTADTARQFLQATGWKLEEAIQLFYVGNEAGIMAEGAPLPTENIDQLAEQASGVNENVALPGVNENVEQFADDEVRAPMPVIRDVLYDDMSLYGAPRARFSQQGSVIAFRNFEEEMKHPGVWESDQGATSSANAVQDNLASLYRPPFKLLFQGSFEKAKSAASVQDKWLLVNLQSTKEFSSHMLNRDTWANEAVSQTIITNFIFWQTYDDTTEGKKVCTYYKLESMPVVLLIDPITGQKMRSWNGMVHPDRLLEDLLLFFDSGPRDHHVTLSNKRPRETAQPQKTKDETNEEDEEVQRALAASMEGMKETSGTISKDKDEIITKKEEETSSIKMPTYLPLPEEPKGDRNLLCRVGVRLPDGRRVQRNFLRVDPIQLLWSFCYSQLKEAEARPFHLTQAIPGASKNLEYDCQSTFEESGLANSMVSVTWE from the exons ATGGAGGGTGTGATGTCAGTCAGTGACCAGCAGACTCTGGTCTCATCGTTTTTGGAGATCGCCGTCGGCCAGACCGCCGATACGGCGCGGCAGTTTCTGCAG GCCACTGGGTGGAAGCTTGAGGAAGCAATTCAGCTCTTTTATGTGGGTAATGAAGCTGGGATAATGGCCGAGGGGGCGCCGTTACCGACTGAAAATATTGATCAGTTGGCCGAGCAAGCTTCTGG TGTGAATGAAAATGTGGCACTTCCTGGTGTGAATGAGAATGTGGAACAATTCGCTGATGATGAGGTGCGCGCTCCTATGCCTGTTATAAGGGACGTTCTGTATGACGATATGTCGCTCTATGG AGCACCAAGGGCTAGATTTTCACAACAGGGTTCTGTAATTGCCTTCCGTAACTTTGAGGAGGAAATGAAGCATCCTGGGGTATGGGAATCGGACCAAGGTGCGACATCCTCAGCAAATGCTGTTCAAGATAATCTTGCATCCTTATATCGTCCTCCCTTTAAGCTACTGTTCCAGGGTTCGTTTGAAAAG GCAAAAAGTGCTGCTTCTGTCCAGGACAAATGGCTACTGGTGAACTTGCAATCCACTAAAGAGTTCAGCTCGCATATG CTTAATCGAGACACCTGGGCCAACGAAGCTGTCTCTCAAACCATTATTACTAATTTTATCTTCTGGCAG ACATATGATGATACAACTGAAGGCAAGAAGGTTTGCACATACTACAAGTTGGAATCTATGCCTGTAGTGCTCCTTATTGACCCTATTACTGGACAAAAAATGCGTTCATGGAATGGAATGGTTCACCCGGATCGTTTGCTAGAG GATCTACTACTCTTCTTTGATAGTGGCCCCAGGGATCATCATGTAACTTTGTCCAATAAACGCCCGAGAGAAACCGCTCAGCCACAAAAAACTAAAG ACGAAACtaatgaagaagatgaggaagtGCAGCGCGCATTGGCAGCTTCCATGGAAGGCATGAAGGAGACAAGCGGAACAATATCCAAAGACAAAGATGAAATCATCAccaagaaggaggaagaaacaaGCTCAATCAAGATGCCTACATACCTACCTTTGCCCGAAGAACCCAAGGGTGACAGGAACCTCCTTTGCAGAGTTGGAGTCCGTCTTCCAGACGGTCGCAGGGTCCAGCGGAACTTCCTCCGCGTTGATCCAATTCAG CTGTTGTGGTCTTTCTGCTATTCCCAACTAAAGGAAGCTGAGGCAAGGCCATTTCACTTGACGCAGGCAATCCCAGGAGCTTCAAAGAATTTGGAGTATGATTGTCAGTCTACTTTTGAAGAATCGGGTCTGGCCAACTCTATGGTCTCGGTTACTTGGGAATGA
- the LOC103403451 gene encoding plant UBX domain-containing protein 7-like isoform X2: MEGVMSVSDQQTLVSSFLEIAVGQTADTARQFLQATGWKLEEAIQLFYVGNEAGIMAEGAPLPTENIDQLAEQASGVNENVALPGVNENVEQFADDEVRAPMPVIRDVLYDDMSLYGAPRARFSQQGSVIAFRNFEEEMKHPGVWESDQGATSSANAVQDNLASLYRPPFKLLFQGSFEKAKSAASVQDKWLLVNLQSTKEFSSHMLNRDTWANEAVSQTIITNFIFWQTYDDTTEGKKVCTYYKLESMPVVLLIDPITGQKMRSWNGMVHPDRLLEDLLLFFDSGPRDHHVTLSNKRPRETAQPQKTKVADETNEEDEEVQRALAASMEGMKETSGTISKDKDEIITKKEEETSSIKMPTYLPLPEEPKGDRNLLCRVGVRLPDGRRVQRNFLRVDPIQLLWSFCYSQLKEAEARPFHLTQAIPGASKNLEYDCQSTFEESGLANSMVSVTWE, from the exons ATGGAGGGTGTGATGTCAGTCAGTGACCAGCAGACTCTGGTCTCATCGTTTTTGGAGATCGCCGTCGGCCAGACCGCCGATACGGCGCGGCAGTTTCTGCAG GCCACTGGGTGGAAGCTTGAGGAAGCAATTCAGCTCTTTTATGTGGGTAATGAAGCTGGGATAATGGCCGAGGGGGCGCCGTTACCGACTGAAAATATTGATCAGTTGGCCGAGCAAGCTTCTGG TGTGAATGAAAATGTGGCACTTCCTGGTGTGAATGAGAATGTGGAACAATTCGCTGATGATGAGGTGCGCGCTCCTATGCCTGTTATAAGGGACGTTCTGTATGACGATATGTCGCTCTATGG AGCACCAAGGGCTAGATTTTCACAACAGGGTTCTGTAATTGCCTTCCGTAACTTTGAGGAGGAAATGAAGCATCCTGGGGTATGGGAATCGGACCAAGGTGCGACATCCTCAGCAAATGCTGTTCAAGATAATCTTGCATCCTTATATCGTCCTCCCTTTAAGCTACTGTTCCAGGGTTCGTTTGAAAAG GCAAAAAGTGCTGCTTCTGTCCAGGACAAATGGCTACTGGTGAACTTGCAATCCACTAAAGAGTTCAGCTCGCATATG CTTAATCGAGACACCTGGGCCAACGAAGCTGTCTCTCAAACCATTATTACTAATTTTATCTTCTGGCAG ACATATGATGATACAACTGAAGGCAAGAAGGTTTGCACATACTACAAGTTGGAATCTATGCCTGTAGTGCTCCTTATTGACCCTATTACTGGACAAAAAATGCGTTCATGGAATGGAATGGTTCACCCGGATCGTTTGCTAGAG GATCTACTACTCTTCTTTGATAGTGGCCCCAGGGATCATCATGTAACTTTGTCCAATAAACGCCCGAGAGAAACCGCTCAGCCACAAAAAACTAAAG TTGCAGACGAAACtaatgaagaagatgaggaagtGCAGCGCGCATTGGCAGCTTCCATGGAAGGCATGAAGGAGACAAGCGGAACAATATCCAAAGACAAAGATGAAATCATCAccaagaaggaggaagaaacaaGCTCAATCAAGATGCCTACATACCTACCTTTGCCCGAAGAACCCAAGGGTGACAGGAACCTCCTTTGCAGAGTTGGAGTCCGTCTTCCAGACGGTCGCAGGGTCCAGCGGAACTTCCTCCGCGTTGATCCAATTCAG CTGTTGTGGTCTTTCTGCTATTCCCAACTAAAGGAAGCTGAGGCAAGGCCATTTCACTTGACGCAGGCAATCCCAGGAGCTTCAAAGAATTTGGAGTATGATTGTCAGTCTACTTTTGAAGAATCGGGTCTGGCCAACTCTATGGTCTCGGTTACTTGGGAATGA
- the LOC103403451 gene encoding plant UBX domain-containing protein 7-like isoform X1 translates to MEGVMSVSDQQTLVSSFLEIAVGQTADTARQFLQATGWKLEEAIQLFYVGNEAGIMAEGAPLPTENIDQLAEQASGVNENVALPGVNENVEQFADDEVRAPMPVIRDVLYDDMSLYGAPRARFSQQGSVIAFRNFEEEMKHPGVWESDQGATSSANAVQDNLASLYRPPFKLLFQGSFEKAKSAASVQDKWLLVNLQSTKEFSSHMLNRDTWANEAVSQTIITNFIFWQTYDDTTEGKKVCTYYKLESMPVVLLIDPITGQKMRSWNGMVHPDRLLEDLLLFFDSGPRDHHVTLSNKRPRETAQPQKTKDASVADETNEEDEEVQRALAASMEGMKETSGTISKDKDEIITKKEEETSSIKMPTYLPLPEEPKGDRNLLCRVGVRLPDGRRVQRNFLRVDPIQLLWSFCYSQLKEAEARPFHLTQAIPGASKNLEYDCQSTFEESGLANSMVSVTWE, encoded by the exons ATGGAGGGTGTGATGTCAGTCAGTGACCAGCAGACTCTGGTCTCATCGTTTTTGGAGATCGCCGTCGGCCAGACCGCCGATACGGCGCGGCAGTTTCTGCAG GCCACTGGGTGGAAGCTTGAGGAAGCAATTCAGCTCTTTTATGTGGGTAATGAAGCTGGGATAATGGCCGAGGGGGCGCCGTTACCGACTGAAAATATTGATCAGTTGGCCGAGCAAGCTTCTGG TGTGAATGAAAATGTGGCACTTCCTGGTGTGAATGAGAATGTGGAACAATTCGCTGATGATGAGGTGCGCGCTCCTATGCCTGTTATAAGGGACGTTCTGTATGACGATATGTCGCTCTATGG AGCACCAAGGGCTAGATTTTCACAACAGGGTTCTGTAATTGCCTTCCGTAACTTTGAGGAGGAAATGAAGCATCCTGGGGTATGGGAATCGGACCAAGGTGCGACATCCTCAGCAAATGCTGTTCAAGATAATCTTGCATCCTTATATCGTCCTCCCTTTAAGCTACTGTTCCAGGGTTCGTTTGAAAAG GCAAAAAGTGCTGCTTCTGTCCAGGACAAATGGCTACTGGTGAACTTGCAATCCACTAAAGAGTTCAGCTCGCATATG CTTAATCGAGACACCTGGGCCAACGAAGCTGTCTCTCAAACCATTATTACTAATTTTATCTTCTGGCAG ACATATGATGATACAACTGAAGGCAAGAAGGTTTGCACATACTACAAGTTGGAATCTATGCCTGTAGTGCTCCTTATTGACCCTATTACTGGACAAAAAATGCGTTCATGGAATGGAATGGTTCACCCGGATCGTTTGCTAGAG GATCTACTACTCTTCTTTGATAGTGGCCCCAGGGATCATCATGTAACTTTGTCCAATAAACGCCCGAGAGAAACCGCTCAGCCACAAAAAACTAAAG ATGCTTCAGTTGCAGACGAAACtaatgaagaagatgaggaagtGCAGCGCGCATTGGCAGCTTCCATGGAAGGCATGAAGGAGACAAGCGGAACAATATCCAAAGACAAAGATGAAATCATCAccaagaaggaggaagaaacaaGCTCAATCAAGATGCCTACATACCTACCTTTGCCCGAAGAACCCAAGGGTGACAGGAACCTCCTTTGCAGAGTTGGAGTCCGTCTTCCAGACGGTCGCAGGGTCCAGCGGAACTTCCTCCGCGTTGATCCAATTCAG CTGTTGTGGTCTTTCTGCTATTCCCAACTAAAGGAAGCTGAGGCAAGGCCATTTCACTTGACGCAGGCAATCCCAGGAGCTTCAAAGAATTTGGAGTATGATTGTCAGTCTACTTTTGAAGAATCGGGTCTGGCCAACTCTATGGTCTCGGTTACTTGGGAATGA
- the LOC103403451 gene encoding plant UBX domain-containing protein 7-like isoform X6, with protein sequence MEGVMSVSDQQTLVSSFLEIAVGQTADTARQFLQATGWKLEEAIQLFYVGNEAGIMAEGAPLPTENIDQLAEQASGVNENVALPGVNENVEQFADDEVRAPMPVIRDVLYDDMSLYGAPRARFSQQGSVIAFRNFEEEMKHPGVWESDQGATSSANAVQDNLASLYRPPFKLLFQGSFEKDKWLLVNLQSTKEFSSHMLNRDTWANEAVSQTIITNFIFWQTYDDTTEGKKVCTYYKLESMPVVLLIDPITGQKMRSWNGMVHPDRLLEDLLLFFDSGPRDHHVTLSNKRPRETAQPQKTKDETNEEDEEVQRALAASMEGMKETSGTISKDKDEIITKKEEETSSIKMPTYLPLPEEPKGDRNLLCRVGVRLPDGRRVQRNFLRVDPIQLLWSFCYSQLKEAEARPFHLTQAIPGASKNLEYDCQSTFEESGLANSMVSVTWE encoded by the exons ATGGAGGGTGTGATGTCAGTCAGTGACCAGCAGACTCTGGTCTCATCGTTTTTGGAGATCGCCGTCGGCCAGACCGCCGATACGGCGCGGCAGTTTCTGCAG GCCACTGGGTGGAAGCTTGAGGAAGCAATTCAGCTCTTTTATGTGGGTAATGAAGCTGGGATAATGGCCGAGGGGGCGCCGTTACCGACTGAAAATATTGATCAGTTGGCCGAGCAAGCTTCTGG TGTGAATGAAAATGTGGCACTTCCTGGTGTGAATGAGAATGTGGAACAATTCGCTGATGATGAGGTGCGCGCTCCTATGCCTGTTATAAGGGACGTTCTGTATGACGATATGTCGCTCTATGG AGCACCAAGGGCTAGATTTTCACAACAGGGTTCTGTAATTGCCTTCCGTAACTTTGAGGAGGAAATGAAGCATCCTGGGGTATGGGAATCGGACCAAGGTGCGACATCCTCAGCAAATGCTGTTCAAGATAATCTTGCATCCTTATATCGTCCTCCCTTTAAGCTACTGTTCCAGGGTTCGTTTGAAAAG GACAAATGGCTACTGGTGAACTTGCAATCCACTAAAGAGTTCAGCTCGCATATG CTTAATCGAGACACCTGGGCCAACGAAGCTGTCTCTCAAACCATTATTACTAATTTTATCTTCTGGCAG ACATATGATGATACAACTGAAGGCAAGAAGGTTTGCACATACTACAAGTTGGAATCTATGCCTGTAGTGCTCCTTATTGACCCTATTACTGGACAAAAAATGCGTTCATGGAATGGAATGGTTCACCCGGATCGTTTGCTAGAG GATCTACTACTCTTCTTTGATAGTGGCCCCAGGGATCATCATGTAACTTTGTCCAATAAACGCCCGAGAGAAACCGCTCAGCCACAAAAAACTAAAG ACGAAACtaatgaagaagatgaggaagtGCAGCGCGCATTGGCAGCTTCCATGGAAGGCATGAAGGAGACAAGCGGAACAATATCCAAAGACAAAGATGAAATCATCAccaagaaggaggaagaaacaaGCTCAATCAAGATGCCTACATACCTACCTTTGCCCGAAGAACCCAAGGGTGACAGGAACCTCCTTTGCAGAGTTGGAGTCCGTCTTCCAGACGGTCGCAGGGTCCAGCGGAACTTCCTCCGCGTTGATCCAATTCAG CTGTTGTGGTCTTTCTGCTATTCCCAACTAAAGGAAGCTGAGGCAAGGCCATTTCACTTGACGCAGGCAATCCCAGGAGCTTCAAAGAATTTGGAGTATGATTGTCAGTCTACTTTTGAAGAATCGGGTCTGGCCAACTCTATGGTCTCGGTTACTTGGGAATGA
- the LOC103403451 gene encoding plant UBX domain-containing protein 7-like isoform X4, protein MEGVMSVSDQQTLVSSFLEIAVGQTADTARQFLQATGWKLEEAIQLFYVGNEAGIMAEGAPLPTENIDQLAEQASGVNENVALPGVNENVEQFADDEVRAPMPVIRDVLYDDMSLYGAPRARFSQQGSVIAFRNFEEEMKHPGVWESDQGATSSANAVQDNLASLYRPPFKLLFQGSFEKDKWLLVNLQSTKEFSSHMLNRDTWANEAVSQTIITNFIFWQTYDDTTEGKKVCTYYKLESMPVVLLIDPITGQKMRSWNGMVHPDRLLEDLLLFFDSGPRDHHVTLSNKRPRETAQPQKTKDASVADETNEEDEEVQRALAASMEGMKETSGTISKDKDEIITKKEEETSSIKMPTYLPLPEEPKGDRNLLCRVGVRLPDGRRVQRNFLRVDPIQLLWSFCYSQLKEAEARPFHLTQAIPGASKNLEYDCQSTFEESGLANSMVSVTWE, encoded by the exons ATGGAGGGTGTGATGTCAGTCAGTGACCAGCAGACTCTGGTCTCATCGTTTTTGGAGATCGCCGTCGGCCAGACCGCCGATACGGCGCGGCAGTTTCTGCAG GCCACTGGGTGGAAGCTTGAGGAAGCAATTCAGCTCTTTTATGTGGGTAATGAAGCTGGGATAATGGCCGAGGGGGCGCCGTTACCGACTGAAAATATTGATCAGTTGGCCGAGCAAGCTTCTGG TGTGAATGAAAATGTGGCACTTCCTGGTGTGAATGAGAATGTGGAACAATTCGCTGATGATGAGGTGCGCGCTCCTATGCCTGTTATAAGGGACGTTCTGTATGACGATATGTCGCTCTATGG AGCACCAAGGGCTAGATTTTCACAACAGGGTTCTGTAATTGCCTTCCGTAACTTTGAGGAGGAAATGAAGCATCCTGGGGTATGGGAATCGGACCAAGGTGCGACATCCTCAGCAAATGCTGTTCAAGATAATCTTGCATCCTTATATCGTCCTCCCTTTAAGCTACTGTTCCAGGGTTCGTTTGAAAAG GACAAATGGCTACTGGTGAACTTGCAATCCACTAAAGAGTTCAGCTCGCATATG CTTAATCGAGACACCTGGGCCAACGAAGCTGTCTCTCAAACCATTATTACTAATTTTATCTTCTGGCAG ACATATGATGATACAACTGAAGGCAAGAAGGTTTGCACATACTACAAGTTGGAATCTATGCCTGTAGTGCTCCTTATTGACCCTATTACTGGACAAAAAATGCGTTCATGGAATGGAATGGTTCACCCGGATCGTTTGCTAGAG GATCTACTACTCTTCTTTGATAGTGGCCCCAGGGATCATCATGTAACTTTGTCCAATAAACGCCCGAGAGAAACCGCTCAGCCACAAAAAACTAAAG ATGCTTCAGTTGCAGACGAAACtaatgaagaagatgaggaagtGCAGCGCGCATTGGCAGCTTCCATGGAAGGCATGAAGGAGACAAGCGGAACAATATCCAAAGACAAAGATGAAATCATCAccaagaaggaggaagaaacaaGCTCAATCAAGATGCCTACATACCTACCTTTGCCCGAAGAACCCAAGGGTGACAGGAACCTCCTTTGCAGAGTTGGAGTCCGTCTTCCAGACGGTCGCAGGGTCCAGCGGAACTTCCTCCGCGTTGATCCAATTCAG CTGTTGTGGTCTTTCTGCTATTCCCAACTAAAGGAAGCTGAGGCAAGGCCATTTCACTTGACGCAGGCAATCCCAGGAGCTTCAAAGAATTTGGAGTATGATTGTCAGTCTACTTTTGAAGAATCGGGTCTGGCCAACTCTATGGTCTCGGTTACTTGGGAATGA
- the LOC103403451 gene encoding plant UBX domain-containing protein 7-like isoform X5, translating to MEGVMSVSDQQTLVSSFLEIAVGQTADTARQFLQATGWKLEEAIQLFYVGNEAGIMAEGAPLPTENIDQLAEQASGVNENVALPGVNENVEQFADDEVRAPMPVIRDVLYDDMSLYGAPRARFSQQGSVIAFRNFEEEMKHPGVWESDQGATSSANAVQDNLASLYRPPFKLLFQGSFEKDKWLLVNLQSTKEFSSHMLNRDTWANEAVSQTIITNFIFWQTYDDTTEGKKVCTYYKLESMPVVLLIDPITGQKMRSWNGMVHPDRLLEDLLLFFDSGPRDHHVTLSNKRPRETAQPQKTKVADETNEEDEEVQRALAASMEGMKETSGTISKDKDEIITKKEEETSSIKMPTYLPLPEEPKGDRNLLCRVGVRLPDGRRVQRNFLRVDPIQLLWSFCYSQLKEAEARPFHLTQAIPGASKNLEYDCQSTFEESGLANSMVSVTWE from the exons ATGGAGGGTGTGATGTCAGTCAGTGACCAGCAGACTCTGGTCTCATCGTTTTTGGAGATCGCCGTCGGCCAGACCGCCGATACGGCGCGGCAGTTTCTGCAG GCCACTGGGTGGAAGCTTGAGGAAGCAATTCAGCTCTTTTATGTGGGTAATGAAGCTGGGATAATGGCCGAGGGGGCGCCGTTACCGACTGAAAATATTGATCAGTTGGCCGAGCAAGCTTCTGG TGTGAATGAAAATGTGGCACTTCCTGGTGTGAATGAGAATGTGGAACAATTCGCTGATGATGAGGTGCGCGCTCCTATGCCTGTTATAAGGGACGTTCTGTATGACGATATGTCGCTCTATGG AGCACCAAGGGCTAGATTTTCACAACAGGGTTCTGTAATTGCCTTCCGTAACTTTGAGGAGGAAATGAAGCATCCTGGGGTATGGGAATCGGACCAAGGTGCGACATCCTCAGCAAATGCTGTTCAAGATAATCTTGCATCCTTATATCGTCCTCCCTTTAAGCTACTGTTCCAGGGTTCGTTTGAAAAG GACAAATGGCTACTGGTGAACTTGCAATCCACTAAAGAGTTCAGCTCGCATATG CTTAATCGAGACACCTGGGCCAACGAAGCTGTCTCTCAAACCATTATTACTAATTTTATCTTCTGGCAG ACATATGATGATACAACTGAAGGCAAGAAGGTTTGCACATACTACAAGTTGGAATCTATGCCTGTAGTGCTCCTTATTGACCCTATTACTGGACAAAAAATGCGTTCATGGAATGGAATGGTTCACCCGGATCGTTTGCTAGAG GATCTACTACTCTTCTTTGATAGTGGCCCCAGGGATCATCATGTAACTTTGTCCAATAAACGCCCGAGAGAAACCGCTCAGCCACAAAAAACTAAAG TTGCAGACGAAACtaatgaagaagatgaggaagtGCAGCGCGCATTGGCAGCTTCCATGGAAGGCATGAAGGAGACAAGCGGAACAATATCCAAAGACAAAGATGAAATCATCAccaagaaggaggaagaaacaaGCTCAATCAAGATGCCTACATACCTACCTTTGCCCGAAGAACCCAAGGGTGACAGGAACCTCCTTTGCAGAGTTGGAGTCCGTCTTCCAGACGGTCGCAGGGTCCAGCGGAACTTCCTCCGCGTTGATCCAATTCAG CTGTTGTGGTCTTTCTGCTATTCCCAACTAAAGGAAGCTGAGGCAAGGCCATTTCACTTGACGCAGGCAATCCCAGGAGCTTCAAAGAATTTGGAGTATGATTGTCAGTCTACTTTTGAAGAATCGGGTCTGGCCAACTCTATGGTCTCGGTTACTTGGGAATGA
- the LOC103403451 gene encoding plant UBX domain-containing protein 7-like isoform X9 encodes MEGVMSVSDQQTLVSSFLEIAVGQTADTARQFLQATGWKLEEAIQLFYVGNEAGIMAEGAPLPTENIDQLAEQASGVNENVALPGVNENVEQFADDEVRAPMPVIRDVLYDDMSLYGAPRARFSQQGSVIAFRNFEEEMKHPGVWESDQGATSSANAVQDNLASLYRPPFKLLFQGSFEKAKSAASVQDKWLLVNLQSTKEFSSHMLNRDTWANEAVSQTIITNFIFWQTYDDTTEGKKVCTYYKLESMPVVLLIDPITGQKMRSWNGMVHPDRLLEDLLLFFDSGPRDHHVTLSNKRPRETAQPQKTKDETNEEDEEVQRALAASMEGMKETSGTISKDKDEIITKKEEETSSIKMPTYLPLPEEPKGDRNLLCRVGVRLPDGRRVQRNFLRVDPIQFCSCCGLSAIPN; translated from the exons ATGGAGGGTGTGATGTCAGTCAGTGACCAGCAGACTCTGGTCTCATCGTTTTTGGAGATCGCCGTCGGCCAGACCGCCGATACGGCGCGGCAGTTTCTGCAG GCCACTGGGTGGAAGCTTGAGGAAGCAATTCAGCTCTTTTATGTGGGTAATGAAGCTGGGATAATGGCCGAGGGGGCGCCGTTACCGACTGAAAATATTGATCAGTTGGCCGAGCAAGCTTCTGG TGTGAATGAAAATGTGGCACTTCCTGGTGTGAATGAGAATGTGGAACAATTCGCTGATGATGAGGTGCGCGCTCCTATGCCTGTTATAAGGGACGTTCTGTATGACGATATGTCGCTCTATGG AGCACCAAGGGCTAGATTTTCACAACAGGGTTCTGTAATTGCCTTCCGTAACTTTGAGGAGGAAATGAAGCATCCTGGGGTATGGGAATCGGACCAAGGTGCGACATCCTCAGCAAATGCTGTTCAAGATAATCTTGCATCCTTATATCGTCCTCCCTTTAAGCTACTGTTCCAGGGTTCGTTTGAAAAG GCAAAAAGTGCTGCTTCTGTCCAGGACAAATGGCTACTGGTGAACTTGCAATCCACTAAAGAGTTCAGCTCGCATATG CTTAATCGAGACACCTGGGCCAACGAAGCTGTCTCTCAAACCATTATTACTAATTTTATCTTCTGGCAG ACATATGATGATACAACTGAAGGCAAGAAGGTTTGCACATACTACAAGTTGGAATCTATGCCTGTAGTGCTCCTTATTGACCCTATTACTGGACAAAAAATGCGTTCATGGAATGGAATGGTTCACCCGGATCGTTTGCTAGAG GATCTACTACTCTTCTTTGATAGTGGCCCCAGGGATCATCATGTAACTTTGTCCAATAAACGCCCGAGAGAAACCGCTCAGCCACAAAAAACTAAAG ACGAAACtaatgaagaagatgaggaagtGCAGCGCGCATTGGCAGCTTCCATGGAAGGCATGAAGGAGACAAGCGGAACAATATCCAAAGACAAAGATGAAATCATCAccaagaaggaggaagaaacaaGCTCAATCAAGATGCCTACATACCTACCTTTGCCCGAAGAACCCAAGGGTGACAGGAACCTCCTTTGCAGAGTTGGAGTCCGTCTTCCAGACGGTCGCAGGGTCCAGCGGAACTTCCTCCGCGTTGATCCAATTCAG TTTTGCAGCTGTTGTGGTCTTTCTGCTATTCCCAACTAA
- the LOC103403451 gene encoding plant UBX domain-containing protein 7-like isoform X8, with protein MEGVMSVSDQQTLVSSFLEIAVGQTADTARQFLQATGWKLEEAIQLFYVGNEAGIMAEGAPLPTENIDQLAEQASGVNENVALPGVNENVEQFADDEVRAPMPVIRDVLYDDMSLYGAPRARFSQQGSVIAFRNFEEEMKHPGVWESDQGATSSANAVQDNLASLYRPPFKLLFQGSFEKAKSAASVQDKWLLVNLQSTKEFSSHMLNRDTWANEAVSQTIITNFIFWQTYDDTTEGKKVCTYYKLESMPVVLLIDPITGQKMRSWNGMVHPDRLLEDLLLFFDSGPRDHHVTLSNKRPRETAQPQKTKVADETNEEDEEVQRALAASMEGMKETSGTISKDKDEIITKKEEETSSIKMPTYLPLPEEPKGDRNLLCRVGVRLPDGRRVQRNFLRVDPIQFCSCCGLSAIPN; from the exons ATGGAGGGTGTGATGTCAGTCAGTGACCAGCAGACTCTGGTCTCATCGTTTTTGGAGATCGCCGTCGGCCAGACCGCCGATACGGCGCGGCAGTTTCTGCAG GCCACTGGGTGGAAGCTTGAGGAAGCAATTCAGCTCTTTTATGTGGGTAATGAAGCTGGGATAATGGCCGAGGGGGCGCCGTTACCGACTGAAAATATTGATCAGTTGGCCGAGCAAGCTTCTGG TGTGAATGAAAATGTGGCACTTCCTGGTGTGAATGAGAATGTGGAACAATTCGCTGATGATGAGGTGCGCGCTCCTATGCCTGTTATAAGGGACGTTCTGTATGACGATATGTCGCTCTATGG AGCACCAAGGGCTAGATTTTCACAACAGGGTTCTGTAATTGCCTTCCGTAACTTTGAGGAGGAAATGAAGCATCCTGGGGTATGGGAATCGGACCAAGGTGCGACATCCTCAGCAAATGCTGTTCAAGATAATCTTGCATCCTTATATCGTCCTCCCTTTAAGCTACTGTTCCAGGGTTCGTTTGAAAAG GCAAAAAGTGCTGCTTCTGTCCAGGACAAATGGCTACTGGTGAACTTGCAATCCACTAAAGAGTTCAGCTCGCATATG CTTAATCGAGACACCTGGGCCAACGAAGCTGTCTCTCAAACCATTATTACTAATTTTATCTTCTGGCAG ACATATGATGATACAACTGAAGGCAAGAAGGTTTGCACATACTACAAGTTGGAATCTATGCCTGTAGTGCTCCTTATTGACCCTATTACTGGACAAAAAATGCGTTCATGGAATGGAATGGTTCACCCGGATCGTTTGCTAGAG GATCTACTACTCTTCTTTGATAGTGGCCCCAGGGATCATCATGTAACTTTGTCCAATAAACGCCCGAGAGAAACCGCTCAGCCACAAAAAACTAAAG TTGCAGACGAAACtaatgaagaagatgaggaagtGCAGCGCGCATTGGCAGCTTCCATGGAAGGCATGAAGGAGACAAGCGGAACAATATCCAAAGACAAAGATGAAATCATCAccaagaaggaggaagaaacaaGCTCAATCAAGATGCCTACATACCTACCTTTGCCCGAAGAACCCAAGGGTGACAGGAACCTCCTTTGCAGAGTTGGAGTCCGTCTTCCAGACGGTCGCAGGGTCCAGCGGAACTTCCTCCGCGTTGATCCAATTCAG TTTTGCAGCTGTTGTGGTCTTTCTGCTATTCCCAACTAA